One genomic segment of Mangifera indica cultivar Alphonso chromosome 6, CATAS_Mindica_2.1, whole genome shotgun sequence includes these proteins:
- the LOC123218614 gene encoding phospholipase A1-IIgamma-like, which produces MGDITKNWKQLSGENDWEGLLDPLHINLRQYIIHYGERVQAVYDSFNHDKSSPLYGFPLYAPKDLFSNVGLEKGNPFKYTITNYLYAMTDIDSSIDWIVKDQSSWIGYIAVATDEGKAALGRRDILISWRGTLLSGEWLKDVNWPLTSASNLFGDTPHNPHPHVHQGFHSLYTSSNPKSQYNKFSARDQVLRAVRKLVDKYKDEEISITITGHSLGSALATLNAVDIVSGGYNKPTGADKACMVTAFVFASPKVGDKGFKTAFNKLSNLHLLHIRNISDIVPKLPFIFYFKVGKQLKFDTTKSTYVKADNAKEIAALHNLENYLHGIAGTMSEGSGKFELIVKRDIALVNKGADLLKSEFGVPPEWWDPMMNKRMVQQNDGSWKLEYYVPECPSA; this is translated from the exons ATGGGTGACATAACAAAGAATTGGAAACAACTAAGCGGTGAGAATGACTGGGAAGGTCTATTGGATCCTCTTCACATCAATCTCCGTCAATATATAATTCACTATGGCGAGAGGGTTCAAGCTGTTTACGACTCCTTCAATCACGACAAGTCATCTCCGTTGTATGGATTTCCTCTATACGCACCCAAAGATCTCTTCTCCAACGTTGGCCTAGAGAAAGGAAATCCTTTTAAGTATACCATCACCAACTATCTCTACGCAATGACAGATATCGATTCCAGTATTGATTGGATTGTAAAGGACCAATCTTCGTGGATCGGTTACATTGCTGTGGCCACAGATGAAGGAAAGGCTGCTTTAGGAAGGAGAGACATTCTCATTTCCTGGAGAGGAACTCTTTTGAGTGGCGAATGGTTGAAGGATGTCAATTGGCCTCTAACTTCAGCTTCAAACTTATTTGGGGACACTCCTCACAATCCTCACCCTCATGTGCACCAGGGATTTCATTCGCTCTACACATCGTCAAACCCAAAATCACAGTACAACAAATTCAGTGCTCGAGATCAG GTACTGCGTGCAGTGAGGAAATTGGTAGATAAATACAAAGACGAGGAAATTAGTATAACAATAACAGGTCATAGCTTGGGTTCGGCACTTGCGACATTGAATGCAGTAGACATAGTTTCGGGAGGATACAATAAGCCCACGGGAGCGGATAAAGCATGCATGGTCACAGCTTTCGTGTTTGCAAGCCCCAAGGTGGGAGACAAAGGCTTCAAGACTGCATTCAACAAACTCAGCAATCTTCATCTCTTGCACATTAGAAACATCAGCGACATAGTTCCTAAATTGCCTTTTATTTTCTACTTTAAAGTGGGAAAGCAGCTAAAATTTGACACTACTAAGTCGACGTACGTAAAAGCTGATAATGCTAAGGAAATAGCTGCTTTGCATAATTTAGAGAATTATCTGCATGGAATTGCAGGGACGATGTCAGAAGGGAGTGGTAAATTTGAACTGATTGTTAAACGTGATATTGCACTCGTGAACAAAGGAGCAGATCTTTTGAAGAGTGAATTTGGTGTACCACCTGAATGGTGGGATCCTATGATGAACAAAAGAATGGTTCAACAGAATGATGGCTCCTGGAAGTTGGAGTATTATGTTCCAGAGTGTCCTAGTGCCTAA
- the LOC123219772 gene encoding phospholipase A1-IIgamma-like: protein MGDIAKNWKQLSGENEWEGLLDPLNINLRKCIIHYGERVQAVYDSFNHDKSSALYGFPLYAPKDLFSNVGLEKGNPFKYTVTNYLYAMTDIDSSIDWIVKDQSSWIGYIAVVTDEGKVALGRRDILISWRGTLLTGEWLKDVNWPLTSASNLLGETHHNPKPHVHQGFHSLYTSSNPKSQYNKFSAREQVLSALSKLVDKYKDEEISITITGHSLGSALATLNAVDIVSGGFNKPTGSDQACMVTVFVFASPKVGDKGFKTAFNKLSNLHLLHIRNINDIVPKLPFIFYFKVGKQFKFDTTKSTYVKADTAKQIGALHKLENYLHGIAGTMSEESGKFELIVKRDIALLNKGADLLKSEFGVPPEWWDPMMNKRMVQQNDGSWKLEYYVPECPSA, encoded by the exons ATGGGTGACATAGCAAAGAATTGGAAGCAGCTAAGCGGAGAGAATGAGTGGGAAGGTCTCTTGGATCCTCTTAACATCAATCTCCGCAAATGTATAATTCACTACGGCGAGAGGGTTCAAGCTGTTTATGATTCCTTCAATCACGACAAGTCATCTGCATTGTATGGATTTCCTCTATACGCACCGAAAGATCTTTTCTCCAACGTTGGCCTAGAGAAAGGAAATCCTTTCAAGTATACCGTCACCAACTATCTCTACGCAATGACAGATATTGATTCCAGTATTGATTGGATAGTCAAGGACCAATCTTCGTGGATCGGTTACATTGCAGTGGTCACAGATGAAGGAAAGGTTGCTTTAGGAAGAAGGGACATTCTCATTTCATGGAGAGGAACTCTTTTGACTGGCGAATGGTTGAAGGATGTCAATTGGCCTCTAACTTCAGCTTCCAACTTACTTGGGGAAACTCATCACAATCCTAAACCTCATGTGCACCAGGGATTTCATTCACTCTACACATCGTCAAACCCAAAATCACAATACAATAAATTCAGTGCTAGAGAACAG GTACTGAGTGCACTTAGCAAATTGGTAGATAAGTACAAGGACGAGGAAATCAGTATAACAATAACAGGTCATAGCTTGGGTTCAGCACTTGCAACATTAAATGCAGTGGACATAGTTTCCGGAGGATTTAATAAGCCCACGGGATCAGATCAAGCATGCATGGTCACAGTTTTCGTGTTTGCAAGCCCCAAGGTGGGAGACAAAGGCTTCAAGACTGCGTTCAACAAACTCAGCAATCTTCATCTTTTGCACATCAGAAACATCAACGACATAGTTCCTAAATTGCCTTTTATTTTCTACTTTAAAGTGGGaaaacaattcaaatttgacaCAACCAAGTCAACGTACGTAAAGGCTGATACTGCTAAGCAAATAGGTGCTTTGCATAAGTTGGAGAATTATCTTCATGGAATTGCAGGGACGATGTCTGAAGAGAGTggtaaatttgaattgattgttAAACGTGATATTGCACTCTTGAACAAAGGAGCAGATCTTTTGAAGAGCGAATTTGGTGTACCACCTGAATGGTGGGATCCTATGATGAACAAAAGAATGGTTCAACAGAATGATGGCTCATGGAAGTTGGAGTATTATGTTCCAGAGTGTCCTAGTGCTTAA